The Oncorhynchus tshawytscha isolate Ot180627B linkage group LG02, Otsh_v2.0, whole genome shotgun sequence genome contains the following window.
AGGCCGTAGCCAAGGGCCTGCGCCAGAAGGACAAAAAGCTGAAAGATCTGATGATCCAGGTGGAGGACGAGAGGAAACAGGCCGAACAGTACAAGGAACAGGTATGCTGTTGTGTCATGCTGACACCAGTCTTAGGAAGAAGAGGGTGTTCATATCTGCTCATGGCAGTGTTACGACACTCTTATGAACCCAACcttactcctctcctttccccctctcctacccAGGCAGAAAAGGGCAACACGCGGATGAAGCAGCTGAAGCGCCAGCTGGAGGAGTCGGAGGAGGAGTCTCAGCGCATCACGGCTGCCCGCAGGAAGCTGCAGAGGGAGCTGGATGAGTCCACCGAGGCTAACGATGCCATGAGCCGCGAGGTCAACTCCCTCAAGAGCAAACTTAGGTACAGTATGACCCCAGAGTCAGGGCGGTGTCTTTGGCAAGAGTCCCTGCTCCTGACTTGTGTACTGTAGTTTCACTTTGCTCAAATCACTCGATAGAAAAGGATAACCACCCCAAATCAAGGCAGGTCCAATATATAACACTGTGTAGATTTACAGCAACCACACTGACATTTCACACAATCAACCATTCTCCAACCACAATTAAATCATCTCCCAATGGGCAAATGAGCATAAAGTACTCTTTTGGGGCTTGCGGATAACAAGTTGaacactgtactacagtatatctgtTTCCAACACCATGGTGAGTGCTCTGGAAATCAAAGCCTTTCTTGAATCTTTATTGCAGAGGCAACCCAATCCCAGAACCCAAGGAGTAACGTAGCAGGTACCTCTGCGCTCAAAGTTTATCACCATTTTCATTTTAACTTTCCATAACTTACCCCCATGCACTCTTGTCCAACTGACTGTGCAATTTCTCCGCCTGAAAGAGTGAAATATGGTTTATCGGTCAATATCTTCAATGGAGCTCCTCTGATCGAGCTCATAGTCTGAAACAGTGCAAGAAAAGTGTATTGCACTTCCGTTGTGGTCTTTCTACTACTGGTGACCATATTTTTCTCCATGCTTGGTTTAGTTGCCCTAAACCAAACtcatttctctgtgtctgtctagcctggttccagaactgtttgtgctgtcttgccaaatcCTATGGTCTCCGGTGACCATCGGAGTTGACAATACAGCACAAACAGttttgggaccagactagtgttagTCTAGACAGGAGTCAAATGAGTTAAAGATATAACCGGCCGGTGTGCAGCGTGCCTACTGTTACTATAACATCTCACTCATTCTGCATTTCAGCGATCCCATTTAATCTTCCTCGTGTTCaacacaagttttttttttttactcaagcCTAACAAAACATAAGACAAGTTTCATGAAAGGATGCAGTTTGAACATAATAGACCATTGTGGTTCCACTTTGAACGAAGCACAACTTAAaggctttatatatatatatataacatgcaAAGGCCTCATAAGAactacataaaggcttcataaataATCTATAAGCATGTCATACTCTATAAAGGGTGACGTGACAACCAGAGTAGGGTGAATTGCCAAATGTTTATACACCATTTATATTATGATATACGCTCACAGATGATTTGTGAAGTATTTATGCTGGCTATATAAAGCCTTTAAGTtgtgcattgtttaaagtgggacTATTATTGTAATAGGATGTCAATACTTTATTAACAGTGACGATCACAACCTGTCTGGTAGGTATTGTTAGACATCCATTTTACCTTGTTAAAACAAAAAGGTGGATAAAGGCAGAGTGATATGCAGACCATAGGAGCAAAAAGTCCAACATTTCCTGGTAACCTCAGGACAACCTAGACTGGTCTTGCCCATAGCTCGtctcatctgtgtctgtgtctgtgtctgtgtcttgcATCGGTGCTGTCTGTCGGTCTGCGTTTCAGGCGCGGGACCGAGCCCTCTTTCAGCAGCGCACCGCGCCGTGTCGGGGGCAGTGCCCGGAGAGGGGTCATCGATGACGCGTCAGAAGAAGACGGGGACTCACAGGGGGACTACAACGGCACAAAGTCTGTTGAGTAGAAGAGCCCAAAACCATCCAATTAAATTCAGTATTACAAGCATCCAACCAATCCGACTCAGTATTACTGGTGCCAGACAGACCCGCTTTACCAAAGAACACACAAGTGACTTCAACCTTTTTCTTTCATATCACTTCCAAATACGATTCTCTATATCAGTCACATATCGACTGCCTTCTCGTTCAGAGCACATAAGGCTTTTCACAATTCAAAACAGACAAAATGGAGGCATAAGAGACAAAGGCGTAATAATTAATTTAGTTTAATTTTAGTGCCTGGGATGTTAGTGTGATTTGTTCTTTTGCTACAGTTTTGTACTGCACTGAATTACTTGTCCCTACGATACTTCCTTAGCATAATGTTGTACCCCTCGAAGTTATGTAGGTTACATGTTGTTccttattctcctttcatctggaAGGATAAATCCAGGTATTACTATTCGTCACTTTAAATCCTAATTAATTATAGGCATCACATTGCATTGTATTTCTAGATTTATACATCTAGCGGTCATGTAAATCTATTTCTATGACGACATTATGACTTGTCCCGTCTTCTACACTGCTGTTAACTTTTAAGATCGTTATAGAAGGTCAATGTATACTAAAGCAAATGGTATACCCACCCAGCTAAAAAAATAACTGATGTAGTCCAAATGTATTTTGTTGGTATTCAGAATAGCTGCCCCAATATTGGCGCATGGTTGCAACTGTTCTGTTGTCTATGGTAAGGACAGTGACTCGACCGTATATATTTCATACTTTGAAAATGTTTCTGACTGTCAAGTATGGGTAGCAGAACACCTTCCTACTTTTAGAAACCAAAACCAGTCACCCCTTTCACCTACATATTCCTATCAGACTTTTCTTGTTCCTAAAGTCTAATATATATATCAACAAGACAGGTACTTTTTCAGTTGTGTACCTTGCCAAGTAGAATATCATCAGCAGGAATAGTGTCATACCATCAaggccattgtgtgtgtgtccagatgcATATtcaacaaaaatacattttagtttTTCCTGCCACTGGTCACCTTTACAACAATGTTCTGTCTTGTTTTTACTCAATTGACGTTTACATGCCACTTCAAATCTATAAAATGTGGAACCACCTGCACAATAAATAAGTGAAAAAGTAACCGTATTCATCTACTATATGTCTGTCTCCACATCCTGAATGATATTGCCAAAAGCATGTTTAGAATGTTCATTTTATGTGTTCATTTTGATACAAAAAGGATTGCAAACCAACAGGTCAAAAGGTTGAGCACCTCGGGTGCATACATTTCAATGTAAATCCAGACAGAAGTTAGTAACACCCACAAACGGTTGCATGTACAGTTGTAAAAGAAGCTCTACAAACTGTACTTCCTGGTCCTTAGTTCATACACAACAGCTGCTGTAACAGAGTTTTGTAGACATATTATCCTGGTCTCAAATCTGTGTGTTCTAACCAACTCTATCACGAACATGACAGGGGAATTGGATAAAGCACATATGGATGGAACCGATATATACACATTGTTAGTAAGTACAAACGTCATTGAGTAGTAACATGCCCTAGTGTCATATGTCCTTGATATTGGACTATTGCTCCTCATTGGAAAGACAAGGCTAAAACATTCTCTTTTAAACAGTGCGTAAAGAATTCACATGTCCAGCATTAACAGTGTAACCAAGGCATCATCCATAATGGTTTTGGAAATATAGTATGAACTGTGCTTTCTCAAAACCCTATTCTGTAAAATCGAACTCTAGTCATCTATTGCCATCTTGTCATCTTTGATAGCTCCCTGATCTGATATAAGATTAGTCTTTTGACAGGAATTCTGGGTCGACTGACCTGCTCAAACTGAACCAATGCTGTCTTTAGGCCACTTCCTATTGGAAAGATCTAATATAGATTCTATGCAGTGCAGTGGTACCCCCTAACTCTAACTCAAAAAAAGTCTCAAACTTAAAACACTGAAGAAATggcaacaatttttttttttgccaaagaCCTAGACTACATTTGAGATTTTCAGAAGTTAACTCAATGTACTTTCTCTGATACATATCTTGCCTACCTTATAAAACATTCTGCAAATGCATGACAGGGTATAGGCTAGCTAGTCTGCATTTCTCACAGATAATACTTTTTCAAGTTACCAGGTAGAAGACCTTTAAAAGAAAGTATCTTCGTACATTAATAAACCATTGCTTTTAACTCAAACATTGACCTGTAAAGTAGTAGTACCCAAACTTCAGACCATCCTTAGCTTTTACAGACAATGACAACCCAGCACGAAGAAAGGAATAATACACGTTCTCCAAAAGGTAAAGCTAGCCTAACTTACCATCTCCGACACTTTACACGTATAGCCTCTAAGCACATGTGGCTTAGCTACGAACGGACAGAGTTAGACATACAGAAAGGAATCATGACTAGGCAAAACGTACATGTGGTGGTGACATTGATAAAAGGCAGCAATGCTAAAGGCTAACAGCACCAACTATTGACCAACTTCACTTTTCTGCTACAGTTGGCACACCAAGAATCCAATCAGAACATGGGTACAAGAAGgataagggggggggggttagtaGCAGGGTTGGGGTTGTCATTGCAGGACTTGGGTTCAGGGGTCAAGGGATCAGCAGGAGGACATGCAGCGGGGTCAAGGAATCCTCACTTCTATTattcattaataaaataaaactgtAGCGTAGCATCATGACTCAGGTTCTTCTCAGCAGAGTCCATGCAGCAAATAAGTTGGGAGCGGCTTCCTGGTTCATAGTCTGAGGGGGGAGGATGTTCAGCTGGTAGTGTAGTGAGAGGGGGACAATTTAAAGCCCTACTGATGGGTAGTACAGTCTGGtgtggggagggggacaggggaggcCCTCGTTTCATAGCAGGATCTTGACTCCCCCTGATGGTGACTGGGAGCCGTGGGAGGAGATCCCCCGAGGAGGCGCAGGTCCAAACTCTAACCGCTTCACCAAACTGAAAGACATCATGGTAGACGTTCTGAGTAACACGTAAATCAACAAGTTAATTTTAATGTAGAACATCAGAAGCATGAGCAACAGGAACCAGAACAACAGATCCCACCCAGTTCATGTTCATTAGTTGTCACTACACTACCAGCTGAACATCCTCCCCCCTCTTAGTTGATTTCTCAGACCAGTATAAGTCTAAATGGAGAGTAAAGTACTTTTTAGTTAAGATGTCTGGCTTTCTTGAGTTGAATGCACTTGCTGTGGGTCACCCTGGAtgggagcatctgctaaatgttgtgccatgtacactgagtgtacaaaacatgaacacctgctctttccatgacagactgaccaggtgaaagctatgaacctttttgatgtcacttgctaaatccacttcaatcagtgtagatgaagggggagatggctttttaaaaaaaaaatcttaaacctttgagacatggattgtgtatgtgtgccatgctccaatgaattgaggctgttctgaggccgTGGGGTgcagaaggtgttcctaatgtttggtactcTCAGTGTATATTATGCATTTAATTTGTTTTGATttctgtttggaccccaggaagtgtcCACTGCCTCGGCAGCAGCTAATTGGGAATCCTAATAAATACTACTAAGTAAGCTGAATCTAGATACACACAacgagataaataaataaataaatatacatacatacatacagtggggcaaaaaagtatttagtcagccaccaattgtgcaagttctcccacttaaagatgaggcctgtaatttatcataggtacacttcaactatgacagacaaaataagaaacaatccagaaaatcacatttgtaggattttttatgaatttatttgcaaattatggtggaaaataagtatttgggcaataagtttctcaatacttttatttacccttttttggcaatgaccgaggtcaaacgttttctgtaagttttcacacactgttgctgctattttggcccattcctccatgcagatctcctctagagcagtgatgttttggggctgttactgggcaacacggactttcaattccttccaaagattttctatggggttgagatctggagactggctagaccactccaggaccttaatgcttcttacgaagccactccttcgttgcccgggcggtgtgtttgagatcattgttatgctgaaagacccagccacgtttcatcttcaatgctcttgctgatggaggttttcactcaaaatctcacgatacatggccccattcattctttcctttacacggatcagtcatcctggtccctttgcagaaaaacagccccaaagcatgatgtttcctcccccatgcttcacagtaggtatggtgttctttggatgcaactctgcattctttgtcctccaaacatgagtTGAGTttaacaaaaatgtatattttggtttcatctgaccatatgacattctcccaatcttcttctggatcatccaaatgctctctagcaaacttcagacgggcctggacatgtactggcttaagcagggggacacgtctggcactgcaggatttgagtccctggcggtgtagtgtgttactgatggtaggctttgttactttggtcccagctctctgcaggtcattcactaggtccccccgtgtgattCTGGgaattttgctcaccgttcttgtgatcattttgaccccacggggtgagatcttgcgtggagccccagatcgagggagattatcagtggtcttgtatgtcttccatttcctaataattgctcccacagttgattttcttcaaaccaagctgcttacctattgcagattcagtcttcccagcctggtgcaggtctacaattttgtttctggtgtcctttgacagctctttggtcttggccatagtggagtttggagtgtgactgtttgaggttgtggacaggtcttttatactgataagttcaaacaggtgctattaatacaggtaacgagtggaggacagaggagcctcttaaagaagaacaggtctgtgagagccagaaatcttgcttgtttgttattgaccagatacttattttccaccataatttgcaaataaattcataaaatcctacaatgtgattttctgtattatttttcttctaattttgtctgtcatagttgaagtgtatctaggcctgtcattttcatcatatctcatctttaagtgggagaacttgcacaattggtggctgactaaatacttttttgccccactgtatatgatttTCTCATTGTGACCCATTTACCTGTCGTAGTGTGGAGGGCTCATGCTGCAGGCCTGGATCTCTGTGCCTCCCTCTATAGCAGAGGGGGTACCGGGACACGACGGAAGAGCCGGTCTTTTCGGCGGCGTGTCGTATACGAAGTCTCGACAAGATGCCAACTTGGACTCCAGGTTCTAGAGCATCCAAGAGGGGAAATAAGTTGTATTACAGTCTGAGATCATCATAGACACAGGAATGGAGATGCATTAAAGGAAAATTCCAAACAATATCGTGTTTGtatggagttttcctttaagtcATTAAATTAGAGTTCTATTTTATTCTATACATAATTGAAGGTTCCTGGTCATATGAGGGTGGTATTAAATGCATAGGTCCTACACTGTTTCTTACCCCAACTTTTCTTAGGAGCTCCCCGACGATGTTGAGTGCAGATATGCGAGCCGACGTACTCAGGGGAGTTCCTGTTAGGTTATCCcctaaacacaaacacattacATTTAGCACATATCACAACATCAAACTACAGCTACTAAGGCACAGAGTTTTTAAAGCCAGAGGGCAACATCGCAAAACAAACCAGGCCAGGGTTTGGTGGCAAATTCTTCGTTAGTTGTACATATTCTGAATCTAAATGCACAACCATGATTCGAGCCAGtatcttaagtagttgaacatgttattattCCAACCTGGTGAAAATGTATTGTTTTCATTTGTCAAAACTTTATATCGAAGGATTGCCATTGATTTGACGGCCTGCTCACGCGCTGTTAAACCCGATGACGTGTTTCCACGCACGggcttagctagccaacgtcgccatggcatcgcctacaagtgtgattGGGGATTTCTATTAGAAAAGCATTTTTTGCCtacatcttcatactgtactgtctttgactAAGGGATTAACTAGCATTCCACCacattaaattatatttttaaatTAGGAAAAAGTCATGTCATTATTACAGTTTAACCCACAACACAGCTACCATTGGTCTCACCCACCTCGACGAATGCTTGAGGCTGGGGTTGCTGGGAATGTACCAAGTGGTTTGGAGGGGGTTGTCAGTATGGTGGAGCGTGACGATGATTCGGTCCTGTCTTTCTCTTTAGAGAGGCTACTGGGGGGGCGTCGCTCCTGGACCTGCTGTACAGCTAGCTCCTGTCGTAAATCTGCCCAACACAGAGAGCGAAGAGACAACAGATCAGATCTCAATACTGAGGACATTTGTGACATTGATACTACAGTACAAATATAGAAAAAGTCAATACAAGTAATCACCAACACGCAATGGAAGTCCCACCTACTTCCTGGATCATGTTTTTAAATGGGCATCAAGCTTATATCAAATTCATGAAAACGTGATAATTTAAGATACTGTACATGTAAAATTATATTTGTATTTGTGGATGAATTTACTTTTAACTGATGCCTTTTCATGAATTTTTTTATTGCATTTTTCTCCCGTAATCAAAAACCTTCATAAAAGGCACTGGGTAAAGGTACATTAATCCAAATACAATTACAGTATATATCTTAAGATGACCCCCATCATGAATATGATGATATATAACCTTGAAGACCATTAAAAACAGTACGGGACTTGAGCCAGAACTTTTATAGCTGTGAATTCTACACATAATGCCAAACTCAATCTCACATTTGCTCTGCTTACTTTTTGAGGAATACAATGGGCAAGGCTGGATCATCCTGATATTACATTGTCAGTCAACTATCAAATTGCACATATTTTTGAAACTGGTAACTAAATCTGGCAAAATCAGCAGTTCTTGATTAGAACATGAAATGAAAACCTTTTTGTGTTTCATGTTCCACTGACTCACCTCTGgcttctcactctcacacacacacagagagaaacacactgacccCCGTCCCCACccttacacacacaaacctctGGCCTCATCCTTTAGTCTCTGGACAGACTCCAGAAGGTTTTCCTTTTCgtccagctcactctccaggaAGGCGTTCCTCTCGATCACGTGGTTCATCCTCTGCTCAAAGTCCTCCAGGGACATGATGGTCGCCCTGCGAGACAGGACATTGGTCAGTCAGTTACTATGGTTACGTCTTAAATTACATCCTATCCTCCAGGGTGAGTGGAAGGACAGACATGGTTGAATCTGTATGTAGGCCTATGAAGTTTGACAAAATGGGTACACATTGGCAAGACACACACCAATCTCATTAGGGTGATTGGATAAAGAAGTGTCAGACAAACACTTCAGAGTTACAATGACAACCCAGCAGAGACcggctttttttttttacatagttatTGAATGTCCCTCAACATAACAACAGTCAGTGTCATTACGCCACAATAATAACAACCAAGTCGAGGTCAAAGTGTCCAGACTGACCTCTTGGCCCTCTCCAGGTCGTCGTTGGACTGCTCCAGCTCTCTGATGTACTTCTGGAGTTGGTCCTTGACCGCTGTGGTCTCTTCCAGGTCTCCCTCCAACAATGAGATCTGCCTAAACGCTTCAGAGTGCTGCGCCTCGTACTTCTCCTGCAAAAACACAGAACACTTCTTTTTGATGCATGTCTGCTGCTCATTTCTGGTCTTAGATGATGTTCTCCCTTCACTTCTTCACAAGCTTGTCCTTGACTGTCCCCCAGGCCCCAGAAATTAAGGCTTTTAGCACAATCAAGTATTCAATGACTTGAACCTTCCCTCTGGACTCAGCAGTATAAATAGTTGCTCAGAAGTCAGCTGCTCCGTGGTAATGAACACACAGGGCCTCTGGTGATGGTGGCTATGATGCTAGAGTGACCGTGTGTGTACTACTAGACAACTCAAGACACAGAAGGCACTTTGAAGTCTACTAAAACATACAGAATATGGAGCCCAAACTTTACGTGATAGGATGCAGAGTATACGAGATAATATGACGTGGTGATGCAAGACTACAGAATATGAGTAGTGTTGGCCTTGACAATACAGGTGTTCTAGGTTCTAACCTGGATGTTCTCCAGTTCCATGCGTAACCGGTTGTTGTTGGACAGTAGTTCTCTGTTCCGTGCTTCACACTGCTTCAGCTCAGTCTCCAGCTCCGCCTCATAGTCCCTACTCATTTGCTGGAACTCCTGCAACTCCTCCTGTGCCTCCTCAGCCCTGGACACAAACACGTCTAACCTTCATAGCTAAACTATGTAGAAGGAAATCGCCACTGAATTCTGATCTAGGATTAGATTCCATTTTTTCCTCTGTTACAGGGTGAAGTTAGGATGGtaatggctagaagggatccagtttttgtcaaattaacatcagatttgacttttcgtagcaggttaggagaaattGCTTAAAGTTAGGAAAAGGTTTAGAGttagctaaacacacacacaaaaaaaatacttttgacgttaagctggatcccttctagccatgaccgtTTCGGATTGATATATGATAAACTTCCTAGATATACACTTACGGACAACTTCAGAGATACAGATTCAGATTGTTTCACTTCTATCCATTATGCACACATCTAGGCCAACCAGTTTGGCTGCGAGCTACCAACCATTGGTAGAATTCCTTACCTTTGCTGGTGTTTGTCTGACTGCTCCTTCCAGAAACTCAGCTCTTCTTCTATGGACCCAAATTTGGGCGTCTTGGGCTCCCCCATGTCTAACGTTACAGCGGACTCTATGGTTTCACAAAACCTAGTAAAACATCTAAAGTAAAGAAGGAACATGGCACTGGTCATGTTGAGGCAGGCTCTTgtttgtctagctagctagctatggagACCAATTAACCATACAATGGCATGCATGATGCTTGCATGCATGTTGACACAACAGTTAGCCCAGTAGGGTTAACTAGGTAACGTTAGACACTTGATAGctatgttgtttttttacagcCCGTTGGAATGTCCAGTTTGATCAGATAACTATTCAGTTACTTTAGCTAGCCTATTCAATAAATACATTAACACGTTggctagttaactagctagttTAGCGACATCACAACCGTTACGTGAATAACATATAAACTGTTGTGCGATACACGATAGTGAAGATTTCCGACTTTCAGAGAGTAAAATATACGGCAGAATGCTTACCTGGACGCTGATAGCTAAGAAAATGTAATATTACCTACCTAGCAAACAGTAGATTAATAACATAGATAGCAAAACACTATCAGGAAATAAACTGCCCTTCTACCCAAATCCAAACAATTACATCCCCGCGTTTACAGCACACCATTGGTGGATTGAGAGGATGACGCAGAGCATAGGCATTTCAACCAATCAAGTTATATTTCCTGGAAGACTGTGAGCGTAGACAACGGGGTTCACTTTATTAGTCATTCGGTGCACCGTTACAAATTCTAAGAAATTAAAAACGAGTTGTGTTATAAATAAACAGTGTGTACACAAACAAATGTTTCGATTTGCTAAACCAATTTCCAACTAGAAAAGTGGGAACATTACACGATTTGAAATTGACGGACGTTCCAGAATAGAGAGAACGTGTGCATTGCCTTCGTTAGCAAATGATTTATTCCATTACAGGTTATTCAGTAGTTATTTTACATTAAAATGGCTACAAATTCGATCAGCATACTGTTGTAATTATGGTAAGTTTCG
Protein-coding sequences here:
- the LOC112263787 gene encoding nuclear distribution protein nudE homolog 1, with the translated sequence MGEPKTPKFGSIEEELSFWKEQSDKHQQRAEEAQEELQEFQQMSRDYEAELETELKQCEARNRELLSNNNRLRMELENIQEKYEAQHSEAFRQISLLEGDLEETTAVKDQLQKYIRELEQSNDDLERAKRATIMSLEDFEQRMNHVIERNAFLESELDEKENLLESVQRLKDEARDLRQELAVQQVQERRPPSSLSKEKDRTESSSRSTILTTPSKPLGTFPATPASSIRRGDNLTGTPLSTSARISALNIVGELLRKVGNLESKLASCRDFVYDTPPKRPALPSCPGTPSAIEGGTEIQACSMSPPHYDSLVKRLEFGPAPPRGISSHGSQSPSGGVKILL